A single region of the Cereibacter sphaeroides 2.4.1 genome encodes:
- the ltaE gene encoding low-specificity L-threonine aldolase, which yields MTIIDDFRSDTVTRPGPEMRAAMAAADVGDAVYDDCPTTLRLEAVAAERLGKEASLFFPSGTQSNLAAIMAHCERGDEFLVGQQAHAYRHEGGGAAVLGSVQPQPLPNAPDGRISLDALREAIKPDDFHFARTRLLALENTFNGQVLDPAYVQAATALARDHGLATHLDGARLMNAAVASGQSAATLAAPFDTVSLCLSKGLGAPVGSVLAGPRLVIERARRIRKMLGGGMRQTGVLAAAALHALDRNVDRLAEDHARAARLAKVLSRYPALGSGPVQTNMVFMAPDGIDVASFKSFLSARGIAMGGGYGVLRWVTHLDLDDAALTRVAEACEAFFAGE from the coding sequence ATGACCATCATCGACGACTTCCGCTCGGACACCGTGACCCGCCCCGGCCCGGAGATGCGGGCCGCGATGGCTGCGGCCGATGTGGGCGATGCGGTCTATGACGATTGCCCCACCACCCTGCGGCTCGAGGCGGTGGCGGCGGAGCGGCTGGGCAAGGAGGCCTCCCTGTTCTTCCCGTCGGGCACCCAGTCCAACCTCGCCGCGATCATGGCGCACTGCGAGCGGGGCGACGAGTTTCTGGTCGGCCAGCAGGCCCATGCCTACCGGCATGAGGGCGGCGGGGCGGCGGTGCTGGGCTCGGTCCAGCCGCAGCCCCTGCCCAATGCCCCCGATGGCCGCATCTCGCTCGATGCGCTCCGCGAGGCGATCAAGCCCGACGACTTCCACTTCGCCCGCACCCGGCTTCTCGCACTGGAAAACACCTTCAACGGTCAGGTGCTGGATCCGGCCTATGTGCAGGCGGCGACGGCGCTGGCGCGGGACCATGGCCTTGCCACCCATCTGGATGGCGCGCGGCTGATGAATGCCGCCGTGGCGAGCGGGCAGTCCGCGGCCACGCTGGCCGCCCCCTTCGACACGGTCTCGCTCTGTCTCTCCAAGGGGCTCGGCGCGCCGGTCGGGTCGGTTCTGGCCGGTCCGCGCCTGGTGATCGAGCGCGCGCGCCGGATCCGCAAGATGCTGGGCGGCGGAATGCGGCAGACCGGCGTGCTGGCTGCCGCGGCCCTCCATGCGCTCGACCGGAATGTCGACCGGCTGGCCGAGGATCACGCCCGCGCGGCGCGGCTGGCCAAGGTTCTGTCCCGCTATCCCGCGCTGGGCTCCGGGCCCGTGCAGACCAACATGGTCTTCATGGCGCCGGACGGGATCGATGTCGCGTCCTTCAAGAGCTTTCTGTCGGCACGCGGCATTGCCATGGGCGGCGGCTACGGCGTCTTGCGCTGGGTCACGCATCTCGATCTGGACGACGCGGCCCTCACGCGCGTCGCCGAGGCCTGCGAAGCCTTCTTCGCCGGAGAGTGA
- a CDS encoding DeoR/GlpR family DNA-binding transcription regulator — MQSYERHAKVLELLAVERRVFTNQLARMFDVSRETVRRDLLDMEQEGVLVRVHGGATAVERDIAPEPAFSERLVAHAGKKAAIGALAATLIPRGSTVFIDAGTTTCAFARALARVGDFRIITNSIEIARLTGPAQTCDTLLLGGRPHADVPATYGEMTLSEIDRFLADYAVISPVGLHADRGATDYALHEAEVARAMMRRSRDCIMLCHSEKIGTESRVSICRLDEIGHLVTDETAERSLRLPRGEIHYAPIRPGA; from the coding sequence ATGCAGTCCTACGAAAGACATGCCAAGGTTCTGGAGCTTCTGGCCGTCGAGCGGCGTGTCTTCACCAACCAGCTGGCGCGGATGTTCGACGTCTCGCGCGAGACCGTGCGCCGCGATCTTCTCGATATGGAGCAGGAGGGCGTTCTGGTGCGCGTCCATGGCGGCGCCACTGCGGTCGAGCGCGACATCGCCCCCGAGCCCGCCTTCTCCGAACGGCTCGTCGCCCATGCCGGCAAGAAGGCGGCCATCGGCGCGCTGGCCGCCACGCTGATCCCGCGCGGCTCGACCGTCTTCATTGATGCGGGCACCACCACCTGTGCCTTCGCCCGGGCGCTCGCGCGGGTGGGAGACTTCCGGATCATCACCAATTCGATCGAGATCGCCCGGCTCACCGGCCCTGCCCAGACCTGCGACACGCTGCTTCTGGGCGGCCGCCCCCATGCGGATGTGCCCGCCACCTACGGCGAGATGACCCTGTCGGAGATCGACCGCTTCCTCGCCGATTACGCGGTGATCTCGCCGGTGGGGCTTCATGCCGACCGCGGCGCCACCGATTACGCGCTGCACGAGGCCGAGGTCGCCCGCGCCATGATGCGGCGGTCGCGCGACTGCATCATGCTGTGCCACTCCGAGAAGATCGGCACCGAAAGCCGGGTCTCGATCTGCCGCCTCGACGAGATCGGCCATCTGGTCACCGACGAGACCGCCGAGCGCAGCCTGCGCCTGCCCCGCGGCGAGATCCATTACGCACCGATCCGCCCCGGCGCCTGA
- a CDS encoding SIS domain-containing protein has product MSYRSTIARQPEALADTHATVLDQLGAADLSGLLRPVIGVTGIGASFAAAVVGAAELQARGQRGVAIRACDLAAGHDLADTLVGLSAGGRSIETVTAFQKLPSAKRIGISQDGAGPLAGVSDFHLTIRQGADATPSSVGYTATLLGMGMLFDRLLGADGTGFADLPAVVEEVLSQAADKMARIGTQFADRRAIDCVGAGAALGTADGASLLIREAARLPASAYDTRHYLHGPLEAMDATTGVLIIGDGREVELARQVERIGCPVVLVTTDRSVQDGDGLTVIHVPRRDNLIAQGIVDILAPQLIAAQLSDAAGLTDVKFRYRMQDTKVKTDAAA; this is encoded by the coding sequence ATGAGTTACAGATCCACCATCGCCCGCCAGCCCGAGGCGCTGGCCGACACCCATGCCACCGTTCTGGACCAGCTCGGCGCGGCAGACCTCTCGGGCCTGCTGCGACCGGTGATCGGCGTGACCGGCATCGGGGCGAGCTTTGCCGCCGCCGTCGTCGGGGCGGCCGAACTTCAGGCGCGGGGCCAGCGCGGTGTCGCGATCCGGGCCTGCGATCTGGCCGCGGGCCATGATCTGGCCGATACGCTGGTGGGCCTCTCTGCCGGCGGCCGCAGCATCGAGACGGTGACGGCCTTCCAGAAGCTGCCCTCGGCCAAGCGCATCGGCATCAGCCAGGACGGGGCGGGGCCGCTGGCGGGCGTGTCCGATTTCCACCTGACCATCCGGCAGGGCGCGGATGCGACGCCTTCCAGCGTCGGCTATACGGCGACGCTCCTCGGCATGGGGATGCTGTTCGACCGTCTGCTCGGCGCCGACGGCACCGGCTTTGCCGATCTGCCCGCCGTGGTCGAAGAGGTGCTCTCCCAAGCCGCGGACAAGATGGCGCGCATCGGCACGCAGTTCGCCGACCGCCGGGCGATCGATTGCGTCGGTGCGGGCGCGGCGCTCGGCACGGCCGACGGAGCCTCGCTGCTGATCCGCGAGGCGGCCCGGCTGCCCGCCTCGGCCTACGACACCCGGCATTACCTGCACGGGCCGCTGGAGGCCATGGATGCCACGACCGGCGTCCTGATCATCGGCGACGGCCGCGAGGTGGAGCTGGCCCGGCAGGTGGAGCGGATCGGCTGCCCGGTCGTCCTCGTGACCACCGACAGGTCGGTGCAGGATGGCGATGGCCTGACCGTGATCCATGTGCCGCGCCGCGACAATCTCATCGCGCAGGGCATCGTCGATATTCTTGCGCCGCAGCTGATCGCTGCGCAATTGTCCGATGCGGCGGGGCTGACGGATGTGAAATTCCGCTACCGCATGCAGGACACCAAGGTGAAGACCGACGCGGCGGCCTGA
- a CDS encoding carbohydrate ABC transporter permease: MRVLRHHLPHFLMIAPFLVLFGAFFLYPILSGLYYSFHDWNGVREPVYVGLENYTRLLGSRDFSRAMWNLFQYIVITVPLGLTVAFCLALLVDSFTGRWANFFRNAYFLPVVLPAFLAATIWRWIYAPNFGLLNMMLGWVGAEPVSFLNDTSTMLYALIAVDVWVSAGFNMVIILAGLKNIPADLYEAARLDGASKLQQVIHITLPMLAPVLFFVLTYAVISAMQVFDTPWLLTGSSFSEYGGRRGALLFPVMDMMGRAFGGVQFGLASAYGFLLTIAIIAVTALLFAVRTWSNRR, encoded by the coding sequence ATGCGAGTCCTGCGCCACCACCTGCCCCACTTCCTGATGATCGCACCGTTCCTCGTGCTGTTCGGCGCCTTCTTCCTCTATCCCATCCTCAGCGGGCTCTATTACAGCTTCCACGACTGGAACGGTGTGCGCGAGCCGGTCTATGTCGGGCTGGAAAACTACACGAGGCTGCTCGGATCGCGCGACTTCTCGCGCGCGATGTGGAACCTGTTCCAGTATATCGTCATCACGGTGCCGCTGGGGCTGACGGTCGCCTTCTGCCTTGCGCTGCTGGTCGACAGCTTCACCGGGCGCTGGGCCAACTTCTTCCGCAACGCCTATTTCCTGCCGGTGGTGCTGCCTGCCTTTCTGGCGGCGACGATCTGGCGCTGGATCTACGCGCCGAACTTCGGCCTCCTGAACATGATGCTGGGCTGGGTCGGGGCAGAACCCGTCAGCTTCCTCAATGACACGAGCACCATGCTCTATGCGCTGATCGCGGTGGATGTGTGGGTTTCGGCCGGCTTCAACATGGTCATCATCCTGGCGGGGCTGAAGAACATTCCCGCCGATCTCTACGAGGCCGCGCGGCTCGACGGCGCCAGCAAGCTGCAGCAGGTCATCCACATCACCCTTCCGATGCTGGCGCCGGTGCTGTTCTTCGTGCTCACCTATGCCGTCATCTCGGCCATGCAGGTCTTCGACACGCCCTGGCTGCTGACCGGTTCCTCCTTCTCCGAATATGGCGGACGTCGCGGGGCGCTGCTCTTCCCGGTCATGGACATGATGGGGCGTGCCTTCGGCGGCGTGCAGTTCGGCCTCGCCTCGGCCTACGGCTTCCTGCTGACCATCGCCATCATCGCCGTCACCGCCCTTCTCTTCGCGGTCCGCACATGGAGCAATCGCCGATGA
- a CDS encoding N-acetylglucosamine kinase produces MSLTAYSEAAAPVVGVDIGGTKTEIRLARRDGTRLVKLRETVLPSHSWRGACVAEDAANLLAQVHLLIGDEPIAALGVGAHGCDDDGECEALAAALRARSPLPLRVVNDAELMPLAMGRVGQIGLVAGTGSIAVCRDAEGRMISAGGWGWLIGDDGSAAGLVREAARAVAVALDAGATTEDPLIRLMYASLGQPDLPRLGSTLASLGSAAAIGAHAPAVFDACDEGSPLAAAVIRAGAEALAELVMNLQVRGSTASHVVAGGSVIVSQPPLWRAFAAAVAQRSEGQITPHLFNGHPVEGACRLAADLVTPALS; encoded by the coding sequence ATGAGCCTGACCGCATATTCCGAAGCGGCCGCTCCGGTGGTGGGCGTCGACATCGGCGGCACCAAGACCGAGATCCGTCTGGCGCGCCGGGACGGGACCCGGCTGGTCAAGCTGCGCGAGACGGTTCTGCCCAGCCACAGCTGGCGCGGGGCGTGCGTGGCCGAGGATGCCGCGAACTTGCTTGCGCAGGTGCATCTTCTGATCGGGGACGAGCCGATCGCGGCGCTCGGTGTGGGCGCGCATGGCTGCGACGACGATGGCGAATGCGAGGCCCTGGCCGCGGCCCTGCGGGCGCGCAGCCCCCTGCCGCTCAGGGTGGTGAACGATGCCGAACTGATGCCGCTGGCCATGGGCCGGGTGGGCCAGATCGGGCTGGTGGCGGGCACGGGCTCCATCGCCGTCTGCCGCGATGCCGAGGGGCGCATGATCTCGGCCGGCGGCTGGGGCTGGCTGATCGGCGACGACGGCAGCGCCGCGGGCCTCGTGCGCGAGGCGGCCCGCGCGGTGGCCGTGGCGCTCGATGCCGGCGCCACGACGGAGGATCCGCTGATCCGCCTGATGTATGCGTCGCTGGGCCAGCCCGACCTGCCGCGCCTCGGCAGCACGCTGGCAAGCCTCGGCTCGGCGGCCGCGATCGGCGCCCATGCCCCTGCGGTCTTCGATGCCTGCGACGAGGGTTCCCCCCTGGCCGCCGCCGTCATCCGGGCGGGGGCCGAGGCGCTGGCGGAGCTGGTCATGAACCTGCAGGTGCGGGGCAGCACCGCCTCGCATGTGGTGGCCGGCGGCAGCGTGATCGTCTCGCAGCCGCCGCTCTGGCGGGCCTTCGCCGCCGCCGTCGCGCAGCGGTCGGAGGGGCAGATCACCCCGCATCTCTTCAACGGTCATCCGGTCGAGGGGGCCTGCCGCCTCGCCGCCGATCTGGTGACGCCCGCCCTTTCCTGA
- a CDS encoding ROK family transcriptional regulator codes for MTLTGSALAVLRALVERGPSTRPQLGQDLGLSRPTMSAAMAELMEAGLVEPIGSVQGGMGRRAVEYRVATHAGHVIAVDAGSTHIRLRLSTLDRRLLHASLHPLPNSQYSLTPQISSVVADAVAEALEKTEVDWGPLLAMVIAIPTRVVGPEGDTAATDQEVIFTNFTPPPQVDCTLVNNVNCAAVAEYHYGAARGHQTFAFLQVGVKIGLGLMLNGQILPGVNGAAGEIGHITFPFAPGLTPVPGEAERYIGTEAFMARVRADWPKGSGRPPADTYELLARAGEGDAAALRHVEGHAAEIGAVIAICVSVIDPGLVVLGGGYGASPLLRPKVEEVVRHLAFPAEITTSTLAAEATVLGAERLAVDRAVSVLLGLPA; via the coding sequence TTGACCCTGACCGGCAGCGCGCTCGCCGTTCTGCGTGCCCTTGTCGAGCGGGGCCCGTCGACACGTCCGCAGCTGGGGCAGGACCTCGGCCTCTCGCGGCCCACCATGTCGGCCGCCATGGCCGAGCTGATGGAAGCGGGTCTGGTCGAGCCGATCGGATCGGTGCAGGGCGGGATGGGCCGCCGGGCCGTCGAGTATCGGGTGGCCACCCATGCCGGGCATGTGATCGCGGTGGATGCCGGATCGACCCATATCCGTCTGCGGCTCTCGACGCTGGACCGCCGGCTGCTGCATGCGAGCCTGCATCCGCTTCCGAACAGCCAGTATTCGCTGACGCCCCAGATCAGCAGCGTTGTGGCCGATGCCGTGGCCGAGGCGCTGGAGAAGACGGAAGTCGACTGGGGCCCGCTGCTGGCCATGGTCATCGCCATCCCGACGCGGGTCGTGGGCCCTGAAGGGGATACCGCCGCCACCGATCAGGAAGTGATCTTCACGAATTTCACGCCGCCGCCGCAGGTCGACTGCACGCTGGTGAACAACGTGAACTGCGCCGCAGTGGCGGAATATCACTATGGTGCGGCGCGCGGTCATCAGACCTTCGCCTTCCTGCAGGTGGGGGTGAAGATCGGCTTGGGGCTCATGCTGAACGGCCAGATCCTGCCCGGCGTCAATGGCGCGGCGGGCGAGATCGGGCATATCACCTTTCCCTTCGCGCCGGGCCTGACCCCGGTGCCCGGCGAGGCGGAGCGCTACATCGGCACCGAGGCCTTCATGGCCCGGGTCCGGGCCGACTGGCCCAAGGGCTCGGGCCGGCCGCCGGCCGATACCTACGAGCTTCTGGCCCGTGCCGGCGAGGGCGACGCGGCCGCCCTGCGCCATGTCGAGGGCCATGCGGCCGAGATCGGGGCCGTGATCGCGATCTGTGTCAGCGTGATCGATCCGGGCCTCGTGGTGCTGGGCGGCGGCTACGGAGCCTCGCCCCTGCTCAGGCCCAAGGTGGAGGAGGTCGTCCGCCACCTCGCCTTCCCGGCCGAGATCACCACCAGCACTCTCGCGGCCGAGGCGACGGTTCTCGGGGCCGAACGTCTGGCCGTGGACCGCGCCGTCTCTGTCCTGCTCGGCCTGCCTGCCTGA
- a CDS encoding carbohydrate ABC transporter permease, which yields MTSAAAARISVWTVLKWAIAIAIAVITIFPIWWMINVVFSLPGEPVAINPRLWPTSLSAGLEKIEMIFTQTGYLRAYGISLAYALLTILGVLFIGSLAAFEFALFDFPAKGPIFGIVMLSLMVPTAVTIIPTYLLTSNLGWLNSLQGLVVPGLASAFGLFMLVQFMRAIPKDMIEAARLDGAGHFQIYWHVALPLCRNALVTLAILTFMQTWGNYMWPLIVTTSPEMYTVGQVVGMFNAPLSHQTVDVVMTANLLAAVPPLLFFLIFQRKIVEGIAMSGTKG from the coding sequence ATGACTTCTGCAGCCGCTGCGCGGATTTCGGTCTGGACCGTCCTGAAATGGGCCATAGCCATCGCGATCGCCGTGATCACCATCTTTCCGATCTGGTGGATGATCAACGTGGTCTTCTCGCTGCCGGGCGAGCCGGTCGCCATCAACCCCCGGCTCTGGCCCACTTCGCTGTCGGCCGGGCTCGAGAAGATCGAGATGATCTTCACCCAGACGGGCTACCTGCGCGCCTACGGCATCTCGCTGGCCTATGCGCTGCTCACGATCCTCGGCGTCCTCTTCATAGGCTCGCTCGCGGCCTTCGAATTCGCCCTGTTCGACTTTCCGGCCAAGGGCCCGATCTTCGGCATCGTGATGCTGTCGCTGATGGTCCCCACCGCGGTGACCATCATCCCCACTTACCTGCTGACCTCGAACCTCGGCTGGCTGAACTCGCTGCAGGGGCTGGTCGTCCCCGGTCTCGCCTCGGCCTTCGGCCTGTTCATGCTGGTGCAGTTCATGCGCGCCATTCCGAAGGACATGATCGAGGCCGCGCGTCTGGATGGGGCCGGGCATTTCCAGATCTACTGGCATGTCGCGCTGCCGCTCTGCCGCAACGCGCTGGTCACGCTGGCCATCCTGACCTTCATGCAGACCTGGGGCAATTACATGTGGCCGCTGATCGTGACCACCTCGCCCGAGATGTACACGGTCGGGCAGGTCGTGGGCATGTTCAACGCCCCCCTCTCGCACCAGACGGTCGATGTCGTGATGACCGCCAACCTTCTCGCCGCCGTGCCGCCGCTGCTGTTCTTCCTCATCTTCCAGCGGAAGATCGTCGAGGGGATCGCGATGTCGGGCACCAAGGGCTGA
- a CDS encoding inositol monophosphatase family protein, with translation MSELGDALRFANDTADEARRIALKHFRQALDVESKADDSPVTLADRAVEALIRDRIMAAFPNHGIFGEEEAPLRPDSDHLWVVDPIDGTKSYVTGNPLFGGLMALLKDGAPCLGQIDMPALGERWSGIEGQATTFNGRPCRTSDCRDPAEAFAYTTDPMLFTGADAQVLEMLRRSVRMLRFGGDCYAYALLASGHCDLVLETGLQPYDYLPLVQVIRGAGGVITDWQGQALGVGSAGEVLAAATPELHRAMLDRIERLRAGQAA, from the coding sequence ATGAGCGAATTGGGCGATGCTTTGCGTTTCGCGAATGACACGGCAGACGAGGCGCGCCGCATCGCGCTGAAGCATTTCCGTCAGGCGCTCGATGTCGAGAGCAAGGCCGATGACAGCCCCGTCACGCTGGCCGACCGCGCGGTCGAGGCGCTGATCCGCGACCGGATCATGGCGGCCTTTCCCAACCATGGCATCTTCGGCGAGGAAGAGGCGCCGCTCCGGCCCGACAGCGACCATCTCTGGGTCGTCGATCCGATCGACGGCACCAAGAGCTATGTCACGGGCAATCCGCTGTTCGGGGGGCTGATGGCCCTGCTGAAGGACGGGGCGCCCTGCCTCGGGCAGATCGACATGCCCGCTCTGGGCGAACGCTGGAGCGGGATCGAGGGGCAGGCCACCACCTTCAACGGCCGTCCCTGCCGCACCAGCGACTGCCGGGACCCGGCCGAGGCCTTCGCCTATACGACCGATCCCATGCTGTTCACGGGCGCCGATGCTCAGGTGCTCGAGATGCTGCGCCGGTCGGTGCGGATGCTGCGCTTCGGTGGCGATTGCTATGCCTATGCGCTGCTGGCCTCGGGGCACTGCGATCTGGTGCTGGAGACCGGGTTGCAGCCCTATGACTACCTGCCGCTGGTGCAGGTCATCCGCGGGGCGGGCGGCGTCATCACCGACTGGCAGGGGCAGGCGCTCGGCGTGGGCTCCGCAGGCGAGGTGCTGGCCGCGGCCACGCCCGAACTGCACCGCGCGATGCTGGACAGGATCGAGAGGCTGCGGGCCGGTCAGGCGGCCTGA
- a CDS encoding ABC transporter substrate-binding protein yields the protein MTMRTTAASLLALALASGGTAAGAQTLEYWVYSDFAQGEALALQQDFIKEFQESHPGVTVNIVGKGDDDLTAGQIAGAASGNLPDVFMNAVGVGAQLVDVGALANIHDKWMAMPEEFRAQFNKGAVENCAPRPEEMYCIPYTGYGTLLFRNLTVLEEAGIDTSAPPADWADWLAQMEKVKAAGKFAIPDQALVFNSIAEMYGVTGDVSTWGIDWESKTTRIDPAVMTSVLEKFVAMQPLTSGTSRNDQATKDLFVTNQLAFHTIGPWVNPTYVEAVENSGLKYDFVLMPGETADKHGGIKNFEIVGVAPGENLDLAFEFATYITAKEQMARWAKLLSRYNSNDAAMAEADVAALPLVARSVAAVEVTMDVSPPYLIQPVPACYQSTVVDYVSATADGEFTPEEGAAEMIAELNDCLAG from the coding sequence ATGACCATGAGGACAACCGCCGCCAGCCTCCTTGCGCTGGCCCTCGCCTCCGGCGGGACTGCGGCCGGCGCGCAGACCCTCGAATACTGGGTCTATTCCGATTTCGCGCAGGGTGAGGCGCTGGCGCTGCAGCAGGACTTCATCAAGGAATTCCAGGAGTCTCATCCGGGCGTGACGGTGAACATCGTCGGCAAGGGCGATGACGATCTGACCGCCGGTCAGATCGCGGGGGCGGCCAGCGGCAACCTGCCCGACGTGTTCATGAACGCGGTCGGCGTGGGCGCGCAGCTGGTCGATGTCGGCGCTCTGGCGAACATCCACGACAAGTGGATGGCCATGCCCGAGGAGTTCCGCGCCCAGTTCAACAAGGGTGCGGTCGAGAATTGCGCGCCCCGCCCCGAAGAGATGTACTGCATTCCCTACACCGGCTATGGCACGCTGCTGTTCCGCAACCTGACGGTGCTGGAAGAGGCCGGGATCGACACTTCCGCCCCGCCCGCCGACTGGGCCGACTGGCTGGCGCAGATGGAGAAGGTGAAGGCCGCGGGCAAGTTCGCCATTCCCGATCAGGCGCTGGTCTTCAACTCGATCGCCGAGATGTATGGCGTGACGGGCGATGTCTCGACCTGGGGCATCGACTGGGAGAGCAAGACCACGCGGATCGACCCGGCGGTGATGACCTCGGTGCTGGAGAAGTTCGTGGCGATGCAGCCGCTGACCTCGGGCACCAGCCGCAACGATCAGGCCACGAAGGATCTGTTCGTCACCAATCAGCTGGCTTTCCACACCATCGGTCCGTGGGTGAACCCGACCTATGTCGAGGCGGTCGAGAACTCGGGGCTGAAGTACGATTTCGTGCTGATGCCCGGCGAGACCGCCGACAAGCACGGCGGTATCAAGAACTTCGAGATCGTGGGCGTCGCCCCGGGCGAAAACCTCGATCTGGCCTTCGAATTCGCGACCTACATCACCGCCAAGGAGCAGATGGCCCGCTGGGCCAAGCTGCTGTCGCGCTACAATTCGAACGATGCCGCGATGGCCGAGGCCGATGTGGCAGCCCTGCCGCTGGTCGCCCGGTCGGTTGCGGCGGTCGAGGTGACGATGGATGTGAGCCCGCCCTATCTGATCCAGCCGGTTCCTGCCTGCTACCAGTCGACGGTGGTCGATTATGTGTCCGCCACCGCCGATGGCGAGTTCACGCCCGAAGAGGGGGCGGCGGAGATGATCGCCGAGCTGAACGACTGCCTCGCCGGCTGA
- a CDS encoding ABC transporter ATP-binding protein yields the protein MAFLEIRSLCKSFESYPVLKDIDLSIEKGEFVVFVGPSGCGKSTLLRMITGLETPTSGTIAIEDEVINDVDPARRGTAMVFQSYALYPHMTVFQNISFGLRMSRKPKALIRERVEKAAAILRLDKLLDRKPAQLSGGQKQRVAIGRAIVREPRVFLFDEPLSNLDAELRVQMRAELLELHERLGTTMIYVTHDQVEAMTLADKMVVMSGGRIQQYGRPLDLYDDPDNRFVAGFVGSPKMNFLSATVTSAGAEGLRADLAAGGAAALPLTAALAPGARIDIGIRPEQLSVVPAGQAPSADAVSVAGRVALIEDLGAESYLHLHLADDSRIGVRTARHAAHLGEEVRVAAPASGVLVFDEAGARLRGRA from the coding sequence ATGGCCTTTCTAGAAATCAGATCCCTCTGCAAGAGCTTCGAGTCCTATCCCGTTCTCAAGGATATCGACCTGTCGATCGAGAAGGGAGAGTTCGTGGTCTTCGTGGGCCCCTCGGGCTGCGGGAAATCCACGCTGCTGCGCATGATCACCGGGCTCGAGACGCCCACCTCCGGCACCATCGCCATCGAGGACGAGGTCATCAACGACGTCGATCCCGCCCGGCGCGGCACCGCGATGGTGTTTCAGTCCTATGCGCTCTACCCGCATATGACGGTGTTCCAGAACATCTCCTTCGGGCTGCGCATGTCGCGCAAGCCCAAGGCCCTGATCCGCGAGCGGGTCGAGAAGGCCGCGGCCATCCTGCGGCTGGACAAGCTGCTCGACCGCAAGCCCGCCCAGCTGTCGGGCGGCCAGAAGCAGCGCGTCGCCATCGGGCGGGCCATCGTGCGCGAGCCGCGGGTCTTCCTGTTCGACGAGCCGCTCTCCAATCTGGATGCCGAGCTGCGCGTGCAGATGCGGGCCGAGCTTCTGGAACTGCACGAGCGCCTCGGCACCACGATGATCTATGTGACCCACGATCAGGTCGAGGCGATGACGCTGGCCGACAAGATGGTGGTGATGAGCGGCGGCAGGATCCAGCAATACGGCCGCCCGCTGGACCTCTATGACGATCCCGACAACAGGTTCGTGGCGGGGTTCGTGGGGTCGCCCAAGATGAACTTCCTGTCCGCCACCGTCACCTCGGCCGGAGCAGAGGGGCTGCGGGCCGATCTGGCGGCGGGCGGGGCGGCGGCGTTGCCCCTGACGGCGGCCCTCGCTCCGGGCGCCCGGATCGACATCGGGATCCGGCCCGAACAGCTCTCCGTGGTCCCGGCCGGCCAGGCACCGTCTGCCGATGCGGTCTCGGTCGCGGGTCGGGTCGCGCTGATCGAGGATCTGGGCGCGGAATCCTATCTGCATCTGCATCTGGCCGATGACAGCCGCATCGGCGTGCGGACGGCGCGTCACGCCGCACATCTGGGCGAAGAGGTGCGGGTTGCCGCCCCCGCCTCGGGCGTGCTCGTCTTCGACGAGGCCGGCGCGCGCCTGCGGGGCCGGGCATGA